A single genomic interval of Oryza sativa Japonica Group chromosome 7, ASM3414082v1 harbors:
- the LOC4343752 gene encoding GDSL esterase/lipase At4g10955: MAMAAAAQVNVSVWRDDDYRRMVMACLIEAVYLLELERQERRDAAAVAQQWWKPFRYRLAHELVDERDGSVFGAIFERDHQPAAAVDGEAPRAVIAFRGTLLRGPTIRRDVEDELRLLARNSLRGSARLAGALQALRATIERFGSENVCLCGHSLGAGFARQVARMLASSSSPPSPRHHHHAAAASLEFHLFNAPYLSLPMGVRSVVKTADCLLKAVRTGVAAVGRWHGKALKNVAYANCILGYTRLESSRRL, translated from the coding sequence atggcaatggcggcggcggcgcaggtgaACGTGTCGGTGTGGAGGGACGACGACTACAGGAGGATGGTGATGGCGTGCTTGATAGAGGCGGTGTACCTGCTGGAGCTGGAGAGGCAGGAGAGgagggacgcggcggcggtggcgcagcaGTGGTGGAAGCCGTTCAGGTACAGGCTGGCGCACGAGCTGGTCGACGAGAGGGACGGCTCCGTGTTCGGCGCCATCTTCGAGCGGGACCACCAGCCGGCGGCCGCGGTCGACGGCGAGGCGCCGCGGGCGGTGATCGCGTTCCGCGGCACGCTGCTGCGGGGGCCGACCATCCGGCGCGACGTCGAGGACGAGCTCCGCCTGCTGGCGCGCAACAGCCTccgcggctcggcgcggctcgcCGGCGCGCTCCAGGCGCTCAGGGCGACCATCGAGAGGTTCGGGTCGGAGAACGTCTGCCTCTGCGGCCACTCCCTCGGCGCCGGCTTCGCCCGCCAGGTCGCCAGGatgctcgcctcctcctcctcgccgccgtcgccgcgccaccaccaccacgccgccgcggcgtcgctcGAGTTCCACCTCTTCAACGCGCCCTACCTGTCGCTGCCCATGGGCGTCAGGAGCGTCGTCAAGACGGCCGACTGCCTGCTCAAGGCGGTGCgcaccggcgtcgccgccgtcggccggtgGCACGGCAAGGCGCTCAAGAACGTGGCCTACGCCAACTGCATCCTCGGCTACACGAGGCTCGAGAGCAGCAGGAGGTTGTGA
- the LOC4343753 gene encoding protein SHORT-ROOT 1: MDTLFRLVSLQAASEQQQQQQQSASYNSRSTTSSGSRSSSHQTNASYSYYHHSSNSGGGGGGGGGYYYGGQQPPPSQYYYLEPYQEECGNAPHHQLYMDEDFSSSSSSRHFHHGARVQQQQPPASSTPTGTAPTPPLSTSSTAAGAGHGLFEAADLSFPPDLNLDFSSPASSSGGGTASSGAVGGGGGGRWASQLLLECARSVAARDSQRVQQLMWMLNELASPYGDVEQKLASYFLQGLFARLTASGPRTLRTLAAASDRNTSFDSTRRTALRFQELSPWSSFGHVAANGAILESFLEVAAAASSETQRFHILDLSNTFCTQWPTLLEALATRSADETPHLSITTVVSAAPSAPTAAVQRVMREIGQRMEKFARLMGVPFRFRAVHHSGDLAELDLDALDLREGGATTALAVNCVNSLRGVVPGRARRRDAFAASLRRLDPRVVTVVEEEADLVASDPDASSATEEGGDTEAAFLKVFGEGLRFFSAYMDSLEESFPKTSNERLALERGAGRAIVDLVSCPASESMERRETAASWARRMRSAGFSPVAFSEDVADDVRSLLRRYREGWSMREAGTDDSAAGAGVFLAWKEQPLVWASAWRP, from the coding sequence ATGGATACGCTGTTTAGGTTGGTTAGCCTCCAAGCCGCctccgagcagcagcagcagcagcagcagtcggCGTCCTACAACTCGAGGAGCACGACGTCGAGCGGGTCCAGGTCGTCGTCGCACCAGACGAACGCGTCCTACAGCTACTACCACCACAGcagcaacagcggcggcggcggcggaggcggcggagggtaCTACTACGGCggccagcagccgccgccgtcgcagtaCTACTACCTGGAGCCGTACCAAGAAGAATGCGGCAACGCCCCACACCACCAGCTTTACATGGATGAAgacttctcctcctcgtcgtcgtcgaggcacttccaccacggcgcgcgggtgcagcagcagcagccgccggcgtcgtccacGCCCACGGggacggcgccgacgccgccgctgtcgacctcgtccaccgcGGCGGGCGCCGGGCACGGCCTGTTCGAGGCGGCGGACCTGTCGTTCCCGCCGGACCTCAACCTCGACTTCTCGTCCccggcgtcgtcgtccggcGGCGGGACAGCGTCGTCGGGCGCggttgggggcggcggcggcgggaggtgggctAGCCAGCTGCTGCTGGAGTGCGCGCGGTCGGTGGCCGCCCGCGACAGCCAGCGCGTGCAGCAGCTCATGTGGATGCTCAACGAGCTCGCGTCGCCGTACGGCGACGTGGAGCAGAAGCTGGCTTCCTACTTCTTGCAGGGGCTGTTCGCTCGGCTCACGGCGTCCGGGCCGCGCACGCTGCGCacgctcgccgcggcgtccgACCGGAACACGTCGTTCGACTCGACGCGGCGCACGGCGCTGCGGTTCCAGGAGCTCAGCCCCTGGTCCTCGTTTGGGCACGTCGCCGCCAATGGCGCCATCCTCGAGTCCTTCCtggaggtcgccgccgcggcgtcgtcggagACGCAGCGGTTCCACATCCTCGACCTGAGCAACACGTTCTGCACGCAGTGGCCGACGCTGCTGGAGGCGCTGGCCACGCGGTCCGCCGACGAGACGCCGCACCTCTCGATCACCACCGTGGTGTCCGCCGCGCCGTCCGCGCCCACGGCGGCGGTGCAGCGCGTCATGCGGGAGATCGGGCAGCGCATGGAGAAGTTCGCGCGGCTCATGGGCGTGCCCTTCCGCTTCCGCGCCGTGCACCACTCCGGGGACCTCGCGGAGCTCGACCTCGACGCGCTCGACCTCCGCGAgggcggcgccaccaccgcgctcgccgtcaACTGCGTCAACTCGCTGCGCGGCGTGGTTCCCGGCAGGGCCCGCCGGCGCGACGCGTTCGCGGCGTCGCTCCGCCGGCTGGACCCGCGGGTCGTCAccgtcgtcgaggaggaggcggacctGGTGGCGTCCGATCCCGacgcgtcgtcggcgacggaggaaggcggcgacaCGGAGGCGGCGTTCCTCAAGGTGTTCGGCGAGGGCTTGCGCTTCTTCTCGGCGTACATGGATTCGCTCGAGGAGAGCTTCCCCAAGACGAGCAACGAGAGGCTGGCATTGGAGAGGGGAGCAGGGCGCGCCATCGTCGACTTGGTCTCGTGCCCGGCGTCGGAGTCGATGGagcggcgggagacggcggcgtcgtgggcgcGGCGCATGCGGTCGGCCGGGTTCTCTCCGGTGGCATTCAGCGAGGACGTCGCCGACGACGTGCGATCGCTGCTGCGCCGGTACAGGGAAGGGTGGTCGATGCGCGAGGCCGGCACGGACGACTCGGCGGCCGGAGCCGGCGTCTTCCTCGCGTGGAAGGAGCAGCCTCTGGTGTGGGCAAGCGCGTGGCGGCCATGA
- the LOC4343754 gene encoding uncharacterized protein, with translation MGNLGVREAGRMAVLSRRWRRLPGLLPRLVIDAREFEPAALRAGWHARTKRAMERVAGAVESLLPGDRAIERLRLDAYLLRDESYTVRRVVERLNDAVDSGKVAAGGLELVFRATGGGGAPDQDQPSKRQARRLARLLAAAASPSLLPSVAELSLVNLRFTSPALASLLGRCTGLEELGMYQSDAGFGAVLDVGHARLRRLAVHAVDEAMYKKLRVSSAPRLERVVVANWFCRYAPVSFGHVPCLRELHLKNKAVYYQEPVRLSKMLASTPHLESLTLGFSSWRIWIEPEAPKQLEPMFSKLKSLVLTGIFRGCDLSWTLFFLQAAPVLEEFILEVDKPLDAKAPSDIYGEMPKTDDVTWQVPEFQHHHLKHL, from the exons ATGGGCAACCTCGGCGTCCGCGAGGCTGGGAGGATGGCCGTGCtgtcgaggcggtggcggcggctgcccgGCCTTCTCCCGCGGCTGGTCATCGACGCCCGGGAGTTCGAGCCCGCCGCTCTCCGCGCCGGCTGGCACGCGAGGACGAAGCGGGCCATGGagcgcgtcgccggcgcggtggagagCCTTCTTCCCGGAGACCGCGCCATCGAGCGGCTGCGGCTCGACGCGTACCTGCTCAGGGACGAGTCCTACACCGTCCGCCGCGTCGTCGAGCGCCTCAACGACGCCGTCGACAGCGGCAAGGTCGCGGCCGGCGGGCTGGAGCTCGTGTTCAGGGccaccggcggaggcggcgcgcccgatCAGGATCAGCCGAGCAAGCGGCaggcgcggcggctggcgcgCCTCCTGgccgcggccgcgtcgccgAGCCTGCTGCCCTCCGTCGCCGAGCTTTCCCTCGTCAACCTGCGGTTCACGTCGCCGGCGCTCGCGTCCCTCCTCGGCCGCTGCACCGGCCTGGAGGAGCTCGGAATGTACCAGTCCGACGCGGGGTTCGGCGCGGTGTTGGACGTGGGGCACGCGCGGCTGAGGCGCCTCGCCGTGCACGCCGTGGACGAGGCCATGTACAAGAAACTGCGGGTGTCGTCGGCGCCGAGGCTggagcgcgtcgtcgtcgccaactGGTTCTGCCGCTACGCCCCCGTCTCGTTCGGCCACGTCCCGTGCCTCAGGGAGCTGCACTTGAAGAACAAAGCCGTTTACTACCAGGAACCAGTAAGACTAAGCAAAATGTTGGCCAGCACACCGCACCTCGAGTCTCTGACATTGGGGTTCTCATCTTGGAGG ATTTGGATCGAACCAGAGGCTCCCAAACAACTTGAACCGATGTTCAGCAAGCTGAAGTCCCTCGTTCTGACAGGAATTTTCCGTGGGTGCGACCTCTCGTGGACATTGTTCTTCCTCCAAGCAGCGCCGGTTTTGGAGGAATTTATACTCGAG GTGGACAAACCTTTAGATGCCAAGGCACCGAGTGATATTTATGGCGAAATGCCGAAGACCGACGATGTGACATGGCAGGTGCCTGAGTTCCAGCATCACCATCTCAAGCATCTGTAG
- the LOC4343755 gene encoding arabinosyltransferase RRA2 has protein sequence MASRREGPLMRGGAGGGAGQPLSRGSRIAAAVAVGVALGCVCAFLYPDGLLSRSSDAALHWPRQADSVACETSEGVTSLKSHVVLLERKNAEFRKQINELTMKLQLAGQGKDEVLYKAGPFGTVKAIRKNPTVIPDESINPRLAKILQQVAIKKELIVALANSNVREMLEMWFTNIKRVGISNYLIVALDDSTETFCKSKGVPFYRRDPDEGVDNIGKVGGNHAVSGLKFRILREFLQLGYSVLLSDIDIIFFQNPFDHLYRDADVESMSDGHDNRTAYGFNDVFDEPLMGWARYAHTMRIWVYNSGFFFIRPTIPSIELLDRVAGRLSREPKSWDQAVFNEELFFPSHPGYEGLHISKRTMDIYQFMNSKVLFKTVRKDANLRKLKPVIVHLNYHPDKSERMKAVIEFYVNGKQNALEHFPDGSE, from the exons atggCCAGCCGGCGGGAGGGCCCCCTgatgcgcggcggcgcgggcggcggggcagGGCAGCCGCTCTCGCGCGGGTCGCGcatcgcggcggcggtcgccgtcggcgtcgcgctCGGCTGCGTGTGCGCCTTCCTCTACCCCGACGGCCTCCtctcccgctcctccgacgccgccCTCCATTGGCCTCGCCAG GCTGACTCAGTTGCCTGTGAGACTTCTGAGGGAGTTACCAGCCTAAAGTCACATGTAGTATTGTTGGAGAGGAAAAATGCTGAATTTAGGAAGCAGATTAATGAACTAACAATGAAGCTTCAATTAGCTGGGCAAGGAAAAGACGAGGTTCTATATAAGGCTGGTCCTTTTGGTACTGTCAAGGCTATTAGAAAAAATCCAACAGTTATCCCTGATGAATCCATAAATCCCAGATTGGCCAAGATATTGCAACAGGTTGCTATAAAGAAAGAACTAATTGTTGCGTTGGCAAACTCCAATGTGAGAGAGATGCTTGAGATGTGGTTTACTAACATCAAACGAGTTGGGATTTCAAATTATTTAATTGTTGCATTGGATGACAGCACTGAAACCTTTTGCAAGTCTAAAGgtgttccattttataggcggGATCCTGACGAAGGAGTTGACAATATTGGAAAGGTAGGTGGAAACCATGCTGTGTCTGGACTAAAGTTTCGCATATTGAGGGAATTCTTGCAGCTTGGATATAGTGTGCTCCTATCAGATATCGATATTATTTTCTTCCAGAATCCGTTTGATCATCTTTACAGAGATGCTGATGTAGAGTCAATGAGTGATGGTCATGACAATAGGACAGCTTATGGTTTCAATGATGTATTTGATGAGCCCTTAATGGGCTGGGCAAGATACGCACACACAATGCGCATATGGGTTTATAATTCCGGATTTTTCTTCATAAGGCCAACAATTCCTTCTATTGAGCTTTTGGATAGAGTAGCTGGCCGCCTTTCTCGTGAACCCAAATCATGGGATCAAGCTGTTTTCAATGAGGAACTGTTCTTCCCCTCACATCCAGGTTATGAAGGTCTCCATATATCCAAAAGAACCATGGATATATACCAATTTATGAACAGCAAAGTTCTATTCAAGACTGTGAGGAAAGATGCTAATCTGCGGAAGTTGAAGCCAGTGATTGTGCACTTGAATTACCATCCTGATAAGTCGGAACGCATGAAAGCAGTGATTGAGTTTTACGTCAATGGAAAACAGAATGCACTTGAACATTTTCCTGATGGATCAGAATAA